From one Mytilus edulis chromosome 1, xbMytEdul2.2, whole genome shotgun sequence genomic stretch:
- the LOC139498603 gene encoding uncharacterized protein — protein sequence MDYINPLLLICLCIIPTGHGNDVNHDTCNKDNSDHCYESLSTTKNCNYDVIPLTKTFGAKIQGIDLKTISNECARNLREEAYMYRFLLFKNQTLPWQKQIHVTSLFGTPFQETSSINRKKYDKNPDPRLGIFSNDHKAGLVGIGIEGWHVDGNIFEMPHLFTLIYCVHANSNGPTLIVPLKEIVDMFSTKEREYLENILFVSAFNSSVQIPLLYKHPFRNDDTIMIALGKLSGQYLQLNSDNNDNPYNQLSVEETKYIQDLFHAKILASNLIYSVNYDPGDFLMIHNPSVAHIAGPGTQTPSEISGLRLIHRSTVIGEIIPSKSTNIQYECSSFPPFEDEYCLFSLKGSVYYPRIGYYDNQTTARNRCKNINKYSDLAKIYTKDWNDIATKIISKTKVPHWLNATNPQDTDVYWDENKGLFSNWDPTSGQPNDHDGIEDCVVIGPSGYWFDLPCSGPKTALGTDRAPVMLWDGEKIMRNVYPLCGIQKKYL from the exons ATGGATTATATCAATCCTTTACTTTTGATATGCCTTTGTATTATACCGACTGGTCATGGGAATGATGTAAATCATGATACGTGCAACAAAGACAATAGTGACCATTGTTATGAA tctctatcaacaacaaaaaactgcaaCTATGACGTCATTCCACTAACTAAAACATTTGGAGCCAAAATTCAAGGAATCGATCTTAAAACAATTTCTAATGAATGTGCCAGGAATCTTAGAGAAGAAGCATATATGTACagatttttattgtttaaaaatcagACTCTGCCTTGGCAAAAACAAATTCACGTTACCTCTTTGTTTGGTACACCGTTTCAAGAAACATCTTCTATTAACAGaaagaaatatgataaaaatccAGATCCACGTCTAGGAATATTTTCTAATGACCACAAGGCTGGACTTGTTGGCATTGGAATAGAAGGTTGGCATGTAGACGGAAACATATTTGAGATGCCACATTTATTCACTCTGATTTACTGTGTTCATGCCAATTCAAATGGACCCACTCTCATTGTGCCGCTTAAAGAAATAGTCGACATGTTTTCAACCAAAGAGAGGGAGTATCTTGAGAACATTTTGTTCGTTAGTGCATTTAATTCCTCCGTTCAAATACCTCTTCTTTATAAACACCCCTTTAGAAATGATGACACCATTATGATAGCATTGGGAAAGTTATCTGGTCAATATTTACAGCTTAATTCTGATAACAATGACAACCCGTATAACCAGTTATCTGTAGAAGAAACAAAATACATTCAAGATCTTTTTCATGCTAAAATATTAGCTTCTAATTTGATTTATTCTGTAAACTATGACCCTGGGGATTTTCTGATGATACACAATCCTTCAGTTGCACATATAGCAGGACCGGGTACCCAGACTCCATCGGAAATATCCGGACTTCGTCTTATACATAGATCAACAGTAATAGGAGAAATTATACCAAGCAAATCAACCAATATCCAGTACGAATGTAGTTCCTTTCCACCGTTTGAAGACgaatattgtttattttctctGAAAGGGTCCGTATACTATCCTCGGATAGGTTATTACGATAACCAAACAACTGCCCGAAATAGGTGCAAGAATATAAACAAGTATTCAGACCTGgctaaaatatatacaaaagacTGGAATGACATTGCAACAAAGATAATATCCAAAACAAAAGTACCTCATTGGCTAAATGCTACAAACCCACAAGACACAGACGTATATTGGGACGAGAACAAAGGATTATTTAGTAACTGGGATCCTACTAGTGGACAACCGAATGACCATGATGGAATTGAGGACTGTGTTGTAATAGGACCCTCGGGTTATTGGTTCGATCTTCCATGTAGTGGACCAAAAACTGCTCTAGGGACTGATCGCGCGCCAGTTATGCTTTGGGATGGAGAGAAAATAATGCGTAATGTATATCCGTTGTGTGGAATACAGAAAAAATATCTATGA